The DNA region TGGTCTCCAAATATCAATAGACCAAGTAATGCTGAATATCCTTATTTTGTAGATTCTGTAGCTTTTTCCAATAATTATTTTCTGAATTATAATACGCATCCAGATGCATTGAGGATAAAGTCGATTACTTATACACAAGCAGGCTCTATTGGAAATTTATCCAAGTTAGTATTGTTAAATATGGATGAAAATAGACAAGCAACTTGGCGATGGACGAGTTATAATGGTAAAGATTCCTCTACGTTAAAAGGTCGAGTTACTGTGGATGTATATAGTAAGTTATTGGCGCTAATTAATTACACCAATTTTAGCCAATTACCGTCTCAATTACTTTCCCAAAATAATGATGCTAGTGCAAATACAATATATTTTACAGTGGAGTATTCTAATGGCACGATTAAAAGATTAACGGATCGTAGTGGATTTACTTCTTACTCATTATCTGCGGTATATGGTTGGTGCGATGGATTAGTGGAAGATATTCAACAACAATTACAAGCACGACAAAATAATTACAACCAAATGAGTAGCTGGGGGATGGATGATGGTTGGGGATTTTAAAAATTTTACAAGAACGAACAATTTATATATGGACATGAAGGAAATAGAAGTTGATCAAAACGGATATTATGGAGAGTTTGGTGGTGCATTTGTACCAGAGATGTTGTATCCCAATGTAGAGGAATTGAAGGAAAATTATTTGAAAATAATTTCAGACGAAGGTTTTAAAAAGGAATTTGATAATTTATTAAAAGATTATGTTGGACGACCAACACCATTATATCACGCAAAAAGATTGAGCGAACAAATTGGTGCAAATATTTTTTTGAAAAGAGAGGATTTGAACCATACCGGTGCGCATAAAATCAACAACGCAATAGGTCAAGCTTTATTGGCAGAACGTCTAGGGAAAAAGAAAATCGTTGCAGAAACGGGCGCTGGACAGCATGGTGTTGCAACAGCGACGGTGTGCGCTCTGCGGAATTTGGAATGTATTGTTTTCATGGGTGCGTTGGATATTCAACGACAAGCCCCCAATGTCGCTCGTATGAAAATGCTTGGAGCGACAGTTGTGGCTGCCGAAAGTGGAAATAAAACTTTGAAAGATGCTACAAATGAAGCAATACGTTATTGGATTAATCATGCGCACGATACGCATTACATCATAGGAAGTGCAGTAGGTCCGCATCCTTATCCTGATATGGTGGCTCGTTTTCAAAGCGTAATTAGCGAAGAGGTTAGATGGCAGTTAAAAGAAAAAACAGGAAAAGAAACTCCTGATTATGCAGTGGCATGTGTTGGTGGTGGTAGTAATGCTGCAGGTACTTTTTATCATTTTTTGAATGAGGAAAATGTTCATTTAGTTGCAGTTGAGGCTGCTGGTTACGGAGTTGATTCTGGAGAGTCTGCAGCTACGACACAATTGGGAACCGTTGGGGTATTGCATGGAAGTAAAAGTTTAGTTATGCAAACAAAAGATGGTCAGATTATTGAACCTTATAGCTTATCCGCGGGGTTGGATTATCCTGGAATTGGACCATTGCAAGCGCATTTATTCAAATCTGGACGTGGTACATTTTTAAATGCTACGGATGATGAGGCATTAGCAGCAGCATTTAATTTGACTAAAATTGAAGGAATTATTCCCGCTTTAGAATCTTCACATGCTTTAGCTGGTTTGAAAAAATTAAAATTAAAGCCTTCTGATAATGTGGTTGTTTGTTTGAGTGGAAGAGGAGATAAGGATATGGATAACTATTTAAAAGTTTTTGATAAATTTAATTAGTTGATTTTGAATCAATAATTTAAAAAATTATCCCTATTTTCCGTTTTTGGAATTTTTTAATTAGAATGTGATGAGTAGAATTAAAGATACATTCAGTAATAATACTGATAGAAAAATATTAAACGTTTATTGTACAGCTGGATATCCTCAATTAAATAGCACCTTGGAAGTAATGGAAGCATTGCAAAAAGATGGTGCGGATATTATTGAATTGGGCATTCCTTATAGTGACCCATTGGCAGATGGTGAAGTGATACAAAATAGTGGTGCTATTGCATTGGAAAATGGGATGACCATTGAAGTTTTATTTCAACAATTGGAAAATTTTAGAGATAAAATTCATATTCCAGTTATTTTAATGGGTTATTTGAATCCTGTATTACAATATGGATTTGAAGAATTTTGTAAAAAAGCATCCGAATTAGGTATTGATGGTTTGATTTTACCTGATTTACCTGAATATGAATTTGAAGCGAATTATCGCCAAATTGTGAAAAAATATCAGTTAGATTTCATTTTTTTGGTTACTCCTGAAACTTCCATTGCAAGAATCAGACAATTAGATGAGTTGAGTACAGGATTTTTGTATGCTGTTTCTTCTTCATCGACTACTGGTTCGGATAAAAATTTTACGGATGTTGAGAAATATTTAGGCAAATTAGAAACCTTAGGATTGAAAAATCCAATCATGGTAGGATTTGGCATAAAAGATAAAGCAACATTTGAATCCGCCACCAAACATGCAGCAGGCGCCATCATCGGTACGGCTTATATCAAAGCATTAACCGCATCTGATGATATTGAAGAAGGCACGCACGCATTTTTGGAAACGATTAAATAAGAATTATTACAATGAGCAGCAATATTGCTATCGTAAAATATAATGCAGGAAATATTCGATCTGTGTTATTTGCATTAGAACGAATAGGTGTTGAGGCGGAAGTTACAGACGATGCCAAAAAGCTTGAAAATGCGGATAAAGTGATTTTTCCTGGAGTGGGAGAGGCATCAACGGCGATGAATTATCTAAAAGAAAAGAATTTAGATATACTTATTAAAAACTTGAAACAACCCGTTTTAGGTATTTGTTTGGGTATGCAATTGATGTGTGCACATAGTGAGGAAAATGATACACCTTGTTTGGGCATTTTCGAAGAAAAAGTCAAAAAATTTGAACCGTTGGCTAGTTCTTCAGAAAAAGTTCCTTTGATTGGTTGGAATCAAATTCACAATTTAAAAACGCCGCTTTTTGAAGAGGTTAAGGATGATTCAGATTGTTACTTTGTGCATAGTTATTATGCAGCTTTGGGAGAATTCACAATTGCACAGACGGATTACGTGCAAAACTATAGCTCTGCATTGCACAGAGATAATTTTTATGGAACGCAATTTCACCCTGAAAAGAGTGCAAAAGTAGGCGAACAAATTTTGAAGAACTTTATTTTTAAAATTTAATCCAATCAAAATGTTGCAAAATTTGGCATAAAAACGCAAATGATGTTAATTTGTAATTCACAAACTAAGCTGATTTGTTTTTATAAGAATTAAAAAATTATGATGTCAAACAACGATTTGGTAAAAATTACGGAACAACCTTCTGAGTATAGACATTTAGAAAGTATGCCTATTGATCAAATCCTTTTCAATATCAATCAAGAAGATCAAAAAGTTCCTATTGCAGTTCATAAATCTTTACCACAAATAACGGAATTAATCGAGCACTTAGCAGACAAAATGTTAGCAGGTGGTCGATTATTTTATATTGGAGCAGGAACGAGCGGACGTTTAGGTATATTGGATGCAAGTGAATGTCCTCCGACTTACGGCGTTTCTCCAGATTTAGTAGTGGGTATTATTGCTGGAGGTGAGACTGCGATCTTGAAAGCTGTTGAGAATGCAGAAGATAGCCCGACGCAAGGTTGGGATGATTTATCTAAATATCATATCACGGATAAAGATTTTGTTGTCGGTTTGGCAGCAAGCGGCACAACACCTTACGTTATAGAAGCTATGAAAAAATGTAGGGAAAATAACATACTAACAGGTTGTATTACTTGTAATTTGCATACACCTTTAGCGAAAGAAGTTGATTTTCCCATAGAAGTCATCGTAGGGCCTGAGTTTGTGACCGGAAGTACACGTATGAAGAGTGGCACCGCACAGAAATTGGTATTGAATATGATTACTACCACTGTGATGATACAATTGGGACGAGTGGAGGATAATAAGATGGTCAATATGCAATTAACGAATGAAAAATTAGTAGATCGTGGTACCAAAATGCTCATGCAAAAAATGCATATTACTGATTATGAGCAGGCTAGATCTTTACTTTTGAAATATGGAAGCGTAAGAAATGCTTATGATAACCGAACTATTGCTTAGTTTTGCATCCTAATTTTGATTAAATATGCCTTTCCAAAAAAAGAAAAGTCCTTCCTATTTGCCTAAAAAAAATATGGTTGTTGGGAGAAATCCACTCGTTGAAGCATTAACAACTGGCGCTAATATTGATAAAATTTTAGTCGCAAGAAAAGCTTCCGGTGAAGCTATTGATCAAGTTAGAACTCTGGCTCGTGAAAAAAATATCCCTATCCAATATGTTCCCAATGAAAAATTGAATGGACTTACCAATATCAATCATCAAGGAATTATCGCTTTCAAATCTGCAGTGATCTATCAAGATCTACAACAAGTAATTGATTGGGTTTTGTCCAAAGGAGAAACGCCTTTGTTTCTAATGTTGGATGGAGTTACTGATGTGAGAAATATTGGGGCGATGTCCAGAAGTGCACTTTGTTGTGGCGCTCAAGCCATTATTATACCAGATAAAGGTGTTGGAGCTTTAAATGAAGATGCTGTAAAAAGCAGTGCTGGCGCATTGGAACAAATACAAGTGTGCCGTGTGGACAGTCTTTTAAAAGCTTTGGATACCTTGCATTTGAATGGAATAAAAGTATACACTAGTGAAATGAATGCAAAGTCTAAAGTGTATGAATTGCCATTATCAGAACCAAGTTGTATTATCATGGGAAATGAAGAAAAGGGTGTACAATCTTACTTAACGAAAGCTGCAGATGATAAATTTACTATCCCGATGAAAGGAGATTTTGATTCTTTTAATGTATCCGTCGCTGCAGGAATAATTTTGTATGAAGCGATGAAGCAAAGGCTATTAACATACGAATAAATATAGCTGTATAATTTATTGAGATTTAATGAACAGGGTAAGATAGTTTTTCTTATTTTGCAGCACCTGTTATAAATGTGTGAATGAAAAAATCCAATAGATTGACATTGTACATTATCATAGCGATGATACTCGGAGTAATTTTAGGGTATTTTGTTTATAGTAATGGACTACATAAAGTACAAGCTGCAAAAGCATTAAATGCTAATACTACTGTAACTGTAAAAGATTTTACAAAAGAGTTTTCTGATAAAATCCAACTACTTACAACGATTTTTTTGCGCTTAATCCAGATGATTATCGCGCCTTTAGTTTTTTGTACACTCTCAGTGGGCATTGCTAAATTAGGTGATTTGAATGCGGTAGGTCGTATTGGAGGTCGTGCGATGATCTGGTTTCTATCTGCATCCTTGGTCAGTTTGGCCTTGGGAACTGTCCTTGTTAATGTCTTTCAACCTGGACATAGTATTAATGTATCTCTTTCTGATTTGAAAGATTCGCATGATATTGTAAGTAATACAACTGGATTTACCTTAAAAACTTTCATTGAGCACGTTTTTCCCAAAAGTGTTATAGAATCTATGGCACACAATGAAATACTCCAGATTGTAGTATTTTCTATTTTCTTTGGTGTTGCCATTGCTGCTGTCGGAGAGGTGGGTAAACCGTTAATAAAAGCATTAGATTCCGCTTCACATGTCATTTTAAAAATGGTGGGTTATGTGATGAATTTTGCGCCCATCGGCGTATTGGGCTCTATTGCTGCAGTAATAGCTACAAATGGGTTGTCTGTCTTTATTTTTTATGGAAAATATCTGATGTATTTCGCTATTGCAATTATTTGTTTGTGGGCGATATTACTATTAGTAGGCTATTTATTTTTGAAAAATAAATTACCAAAATTATTACGCCATATTTTTCAACCAATTGTAGTTGCTTTTACAACTACAAGTAGTGAAGCCGTTTTTCCAAAATTAACACAAGAATTGGAACGTTTTGGATGTAGTAGTAAAATTGTTTCATTTGTTTTACCATTAGGTTACTCCTTTAATTTAGATGGTAGTATGATAAATATGACATTTGCAAGTATGGCAATTGCCCAAGCTTATGGCATAAAATTAGATATAGGAACACAACTTACAATGATGTTGGTTTTGATGGTGACAAGTAAAGGGATGGCGGGTGTACCCAGAGCGTCTTTAGTTGTCGTTGCTGCAATTTGTGGTATGTTTAAAATTCCACCGGAAGGTATCGCGCTTATATTGCCCATTGATCATTTTTGTGATATGTTGCGTACCACAACAAATGTGTTGGGCAATGCTTTAGCTACAAGTGTAGTGAGTAAAATGGAAGGAGATTTAAAAGATACTCCAAATTTGAATTTAGAATAAAAAATTGATAATGAATATTTTGTTGAGTTTTGATTGGATGCAATTGCTCCAGCCACAATTTTATATTGAACATGGAGGCTTTTGGTTAATCATGTTTATCATATTTGCAGAAACAGGTTTATTTATAGGATTTTTCTTACCTGGAGATTCTTTACTTTTTGTTGCCGGAATATATAGTCAAAAACTTGTAGAATCTTTATATAAGACAAATTCAGATTTTTTGAATTTGATGATTATTATTTTATTGATAACGTTAGCTGGGTTTATCGGAAATGAAGTTGGTTATTTTATCGGTCGTAGAAGTGGTAAATTTCTATTTAATAAGAAAGATACATGGTATTTTAAACAAAAGCACCTTTTGCAAGCAAAAGAATTTTATGATAAACATGGAGGTGGGGCAATTATTTTTGCCCGGTTTTTACCGATTGTTAGAACTTTTGCTCCTATTATAGCTGGAATTGTAGGAATGCCTAAATCTAAATTTTTGGTATTTAATTTGATTGGTTGTTTGGCATGGGTATTTTTAATGGTAGCAGGTGGCCATTATCTCTATCGTTTCTTTTTGGAAAATTATC from Rhizosphaericola mali includes:
- a CDS encoding dicarboxylate/amino acid:cation symporter, yielding MKKSNRLTLYIIIAMILGVILGYFVYSNGLHKVQAAKALNANTTVTVKDFTKEFSDKIQLLTTIFLRLIQMIIAPLVFCTLSVGIAKLGDLNAVGRIGGRAMIWFLSASLVSLALGTVLVNVFQPGHSINVSLSDLKDSHDIVSNTTGFTLKTFIEHVFPKSVIESMAHNEILQIVVFSIFFGVAIAAVGEVGKPLIKALDSASHVILKMVGYVMNFAPIGVLGSIAAVIATNGLSVFIFYGKYLMYFAIAIICLWAILLLVGYLFLKNKLPKLLRHIFQPIVVAFTTTSSEAVFPKLTQELERFGCSSKIVSFVLPLGYSFNLDGSMINMTFASMAIAQAYGIKLDIGTQLTMMLVLMVTSKGMAGVPRASLVVVAAICGMFKIPPEGIALILPIDHFCDMLRTTTNVLGNALATSVVSKMEGDLKDTPNLNLE
- the trpB gene encoding tryptophan synthase subunit beta, whose protein sequence is MKEIEVDQNGYYGEFGGAFVPEMLYPNVEELKENYLKIISDEGFKKEFDNLLKDYVGRPTPLYHAKRLSEQIGANIFLKREDLNHTGAHKINNAIGQALLAERLGKKKIVAETGAGQHGVATATVCALRNLECIVFMGALDIQRQAPNVARMKMLGATVVAAESGNKTLKDATNEAIRYWINHAHDTHYIIGSAVGPHPYPDMVARFQSVISEEVRWQLKEKTGKETPDYAVACVGGGSNAAGTFYHFLNEENVHLVAVEAAGYGVDSGESAATTQLGTVGVLHGSKSLVMQTKDGQIIEPYSLSAGLDYPGIGPLQAHLFKSGRGTFLNATDDEALAAAFNLTKIEGIIPALESSHALAGLKKLKLKPSDNVVVCLSGRGDKDMDNYLKVFDKFN
- the rlmB gene encoding 23S rRNA (guanosine(2251)-2'-O)-methyltransferase RlmB, whose translation is MPFQKKKSPSYLPKKNMVVGRNPLVEALTTGANIDKILVARKASGEAIDQVRTLAREKNIPIQYVPNEKLNGLTNINHQGIIAFKSAVIYQDLQQVIDWVLSKGETPLFLMLDGVTDVRNIGAMSRSALCCGAQAIIIPDKGVGALNEDAVKSSAGALEQIQVCRVDSLLKALDTLHLNGIKVYTSEMNAKSKVYELPLSEPSCIIMGNEEKGVQSYLTKAADDKFTIPMKGDFDSFNVSVAAGIILYEAMKQRLLTYE
- a CDS encoding DedA family protein, with the translated sequence MFIIFAETGLFIGFFLPGDSLLFVAGIYSQKLVESLYKTNSDFLNLMIIILLITLAGFIGNEVGYFIGRRSGKFLFNKKDTWYFKQKHLLQAKEFYDKHGGGAIIFARFLPIVRTFAPIIAGIVGMPKSKFLVFNLIGCLAWVFLMVAGGHYLYRFFLENYHFDLTKHLEVIVLILVLITTAPVIFKMLKKTPNKVH
- the murQ gene encoding N-acetylmuramic acid 6-phosphate etherase: MMSNNDLVKITEQPSEYRHLESMPIDQILFNINQEDQKVPIAVHKSLPQITELIEHLADKMLAGGRLFYIGAGTSGRLGILDASECPPTYGVSPDLVVGIIAGGETAILKAVENAEDSPTQGWDDLSKYHITDKDFVVGLAASGTTPYVIEAMKKCRENNILTGCITCNLHTPLAKEVDFPIEVIVGPEFVTGSTRMKSGTAQKLVLNMITTTVMIQLGRVEDNKMVNMQLTNEKLVDRGTKMLMQKMHITDYEQARSLLLKYGSVRNAYDNRTIA
- the trpA gene encoding tryptophan synthase subunit alpha, giving the protein MSRIKDTFSNNTDRKILNVYCTAGYPQLNSTLEVMEALQKDGADIIELGIPYSDPLADGEVIQNSGAIALENGMTIEVLFQQLENFRDKIHIPVILMGYLNPVLQYGFEEFCKKASELGIDGLILPDLPEYEFEANYRQIVKKYQLDFIFLVTPETSIARIRQLDELSTGFLYAVSSSSTTGSDKNFTDVEKYLGKLETLGLKNPIMVGFGIKDKATFESATKHAAGAIIGTAYIKALTASDDIEEGTHAFLETIK
- the hisH gene encoding imidazole glycerol phosphate synthase subunit HisH, which gives rise to MSSNIAIVKYNAGNIRSVLFALERIGVEAEVTDDAKKLENADKVIFPGVGEASTAMNYLKEKNLDILIKNLKQPVLGICLGMQLMCAHSEENDTPCLGIFEEKVKKFEPLASSSEKVPLIGWNQIHNLKTPLFEEVKDDSDCYFVHSYYAALGEFTIAQTDYVQNYSSALHRDNFYGTQFHPEKSAKVGEQILKNFIFKI